ATGACGGCGCTCACCGCCAACAACATCGTGCTGGTGCCGATCCAGTCCGGCATCGGGCTGCGGCTCGGCGCCAATATCGGCTATCTGAAGTTCACGCCGTCGGCGACCTGGAATCCGTTCTGACCCGGCCCGCCTGTTCGGCCGCCATCCCCCGCCGGGATTCACGTTAACGCCGCAACGCACTGGCGCTGCGGCGCCGCTCCGTGGCATTGTCGTGGCTGGAGATTTCCGGCCGGACGGCGATCGTCTGGCCGGCCCCATGTTCAGGCAACGGCTCGCCGCACCATCGGCTCGCAAACAGACGTCGCGCAGGCAGAACCCGCTGCACCGGCCGGCCGGATCGCGGGGATGTGAGCGCTCGAATTCCTCGGGTAGGAGAATGTCATGGTCGAACAGATCATGTATCTGGCGATCGGCTTTCTGGTGGCGATGCTGCTGGCGCTGATGATCGCGCCGCTGGTGCATCATCGCGCGGTGCGGCTGACGACCAAGCGGCTGGAGGCGGCGACGCCGCTGTCGATGGCCGAGATCCAGGCCGACAAGGACCAGCTCCGCGCCGAATTCGCGATGTCGGCGCGACGGCTGGAAATGAGCGTCGACCAGCTCAAGCACAAGACCACCAGCCAGCTCGCCGAACTCGGGCGCAAGAGCGACGCGGTCAACCGCCTCAAGGTCGAGCTCGCCGAAAAGAACGAGGCGATCTTCACGCTGGAGGCGCGCGAGAAGGCGGTGCAGGAACAGCTCCGCGCCACCGAGGCGGATTTCGCCGCCAAGACCCAGGCGCTGCGCGGCGCCGAGACGGCGCTGACCGAGAAGCAGGCCGAGCTGGCGCAGATCAACGCCGAACTGGCGGACCGCTCGATGCTCGCCGACACGCGGCAGATCGAACTGGTGGCGGTGCGCACCCAGATCGAGGAGCTACGCGCCCGCGTCGGCGACGCCGAGCGGGAATTCGCCGCGACGCAGACCCGGCTCGAAGCGCAGCGCGGTGAATCCGCCAACGCGACCCGCGAGCTCGAGGACGCCCGCGCGCGCGTCGACAATCTCAGCCAGCGCGTCGCCGATCTCGACCGGCAATTGCTGGCGCAGGTCAAGGAGGCCGAGATGCTCGGCAGCCGCGTCGCCGCGCTCGAGGCCGAGAATGCCGAGCTGCGCGCCGCCGCCAAGAGCACCGGCAAGGCTGCTGCGGCCGCGCCCGAGCTCGCCCGGCTGCGCGACGAGAAGGCCGCGCTCGAAGAACAGTTGCGTCTCGCCCGCGACGAGCGCGCGCAGGCGCAGCGCGAACTGGCGGCGATCCAGCAGCAGACCGAGAACACCTGGGCGACCGAGCGGATGGAGAACGCGCTGCTGCGCGAGCGCATCAACGACATCGCCGCCGAAGTCGCCAGGCTGGCGATCACGCTGGAGGGCCCGGATTCGCCGATCGAGGCGATTCTGGCGAGCCAGCCCGCGCCCGCGCCCACCGCCCCGTCGTCCAGAGCGACCCCGCCGGCCGCGCCGGCCCGCGCCAACGGCGCCGCCGCAACGCCCGCCGCCCCGGCGGTCACAGGCGGCACGCTCGCCGAACGCATCCGCGCGCTGCAATCCCACGCCTCGCGCGCCCGACAGATCGGCTGACGGGCCGCGGCATCGTCCCCCGCGACCGCGGCAAACGGGTGAACCCGGCCGCAAATCCGGGGCTTGGCGCTTGACACCCCCGCCCCGCACTCCGTAAATCGCCCGATCAACGATCACGACGACCGGCCGCCCCGCGGCCCGTTCCGATCGGTCCCGGGCGCATAGCTCAGCGGGAGAGCGTTCCCTTCACACGGGAGAGGTCCAAGGTTCGATCCCTTGTGCGCCCACCATTAAATGCCCTGAATTGCTTCACTTTTTCTACTGCCCTCTGGCACACCAGAGGACACCAAAGTGCCTATTTGGGTTGAACAGGGTAGGAACATCCGTGCATTAGCCGTGCATCCTCCTCGCGGTCTCTCAGGGCGGCGATGCAGATCGGAGAATCCATGGACCGAGCACCATGGCGATCAACCCAGCAATTATCTATCCACCAGGCAGAGATCGACGCCGACAGAGCTGCGCGCGCTCTATAACTGCAGTGAACTCGGCAATCATACACCTAAGATGAGAGACACATCGTTGAAGTTATGTGGAATCTATCGCGATGGAAAACTCGATTGATTGTGATGGAAAAACAATACTATCGATGATGGTGAGACAATTTTGTTGACAAGAATCCAATGATGGCAATATAGATATTTATCCCCGGAGATGGACTAAATCTCCAGTGTGGTGGGGGCGGCGGGACTTGAACCCGCAATCCGTGCCGGAAGTGGTTTGGAAGACCACTGCGTTTACCAGTTTCGCCACGCCCCCGGTTTCAACCGGTCCGCGTTGGAAGCGCGGACCGGTCTAACCTTCCCCATATCTATGACGAATTAGCTCGGTCAATCGTTCACGATTTCGTGAACGTTAACTTTCCGTGCATTTTCCCCCACGTTATCCCCCTTCAGCAGGTCGCTTAAGGCTCCTAGCCCAATTCTAGGGGTGTTTTCTGACTTGCCGCCGCTCCATACTTGCGGCAGCGGGAGTGCACGGTGCGCCTGCGCTAGCGTCCCAAGCTAGGCGGCGACGCTATCCAGGATTTTTCGCCTGTCCGGCCGACCACTGCGGAGCATGAGCGAGAGGATTCCCATGCGGCACAAGCCGCATCGGAAACCGGGCGAATGGCCGACTAATCCTCGCGGTGGTAGTTCAAAACCTCCAGTAAATGTTCGTTAATTTTTTGCCCTGCAGACCTCCCCTCCGGTCTGACGCAACCCCAACTATTGGAACTGCGGGGGTTGCAACGGAATGTGCGAGGAACAATGGCTAGAACTTTAGGCGCGACGATGATCCAGCCGACCAAAGACGAAATTCGTGGCTGGCTATCTGAAGCTCGAAATGAACTCCGGAGTGAGAGGTTTCGACGGCGATTGTTGGAGCACGAATTGTGCTCTGCAAAGCGCGCGTTGGGCAATGCGGTCTTGAAAGGCCAGATCAATGTCCCCATCGAGAAGCTTGGCGAGCTTGTATTGAAGCTTCAAAAAGAAAGTGAAACTGAAGAAGCTGACATGTGAGTCACAGAGGTGACAAACTGGTAGTTGCCGTCAAAGGCAACTACCTCCTCAAGTCCGTGCATGGGCCGTGCATCGAGCAGCAATTGCCGGCTAGTATATTGAAATCACGTATCATAAAGATTGCCCCTAACCCTTCACACGGGAGAGGTCCAAGGTTCGATCCCTTGTGCGCCGACCATCCATTCCGTTGCACCCGTCCCTCTGTTGAAGCCCGCAATGCGGCGAGGATCGCCGATCGGCCGGGATTCCGATCTGTCATCCATAGGCTACATCGCGGTCGCGGGTTGTAATCTGTAGATTACAATTGCCGCATGATCGCCGATCGCGAAACAGGCCAAGGACATCGCAGAGGCATTGGAGGACTGAGGATGAAAGTCAGCAAACTGAAGAAATTCAACGCCGCCGAACACCTTCGCACGCCGGAAGCCCGAGCGGAGTATCTGAGCATCGTTCTCGCCGATGGCGATCCCACCGAAGTGCGTGACGCGCTCAATCTCGTCGCCCGCGCGCAGGGCATGAGCGCGGTCGCCAAGGCCGCTGGCGTGACCAGAGAGGGGCTCTACAAGACGCTCGGCGAGAATGGTAACCCCGAATTCGCCACCGTCCTGCGGGTGTTCGGCGCCATGGGAATCCGGCTGACGGCCGAACCGGCTGGAGCCAAGCCGCGGAAGAAGGCCGTGGCGTGACGTAACCGCCCGCCAGCATGGTCGATCTCGCGAGCCTTCGGACCGACCGATCTGCTTACTGCCCGCTGGGCCGCCACGACAGGTCGTCGGACCAGAGATAGACGATGATGGCGGCCAGGCAGAGCAGGATACCGATCCAGAAAACCGGAGAATGATGGATCGGCCTGCCGCCGCGCCCGGCCGCCGCGGGCTGTTCTCGATCATGCTGCTTGTGGTCGTTCATCGATCCATCCATCCGTTGCGCCGCAGAGGTGCGTCGCGCCGTCTCGTTGTCCCACAATCAATTGTTTCCAACCAGCGGCCTCCCCCGAAATCCCGGCTTGTCGGGCCGGGCGCCATCGCACGGCCGAATTGTGGGCCGACACAGCTGTGGGACTGATTCAACGCAACCCTTTCGGGGATGGAACGTTTGATCACCTTCGGCTGTCGGCCGCGGCGGTTTCGTCTGCGCCTCATTTGAATCACGGAGATGGGTGTATTGCCCCGATCGATCATGAAACAACTCCCGTCGAGCCTTCCAGCATCAGGACCGTCAGCGCATCGTGCCGGGACGCACGGTGCCGATCGCGACCGCCATGGCGCCAGCGACCAGCAGCCGGACGCCGCCGGCGGCGGGCCGATCGGTGGCCGCTTCGGTCACCGCGGCTGAGGCGCGGCCCATGGGGGGACAGACGGGGCACGATCGCGGAGAACCCACCGAGCCGAGCGCGACATCTGACGAGTCCGCGCCCGCCTCGACCGGCGCCCAGCGAAGCACGCGCGGACGATTCCGATCCGCCAGCTCCGAACAGGATGCGAGGGAAGCTCTGGAGGCCGCCCGCAAGATGAAGCCCGGGCCGGAGCGCGCCGAAGCCCTGAAGCGGGCCGGCCTGCTGCAATTCGCGGCCGATGGCGGGGGCGTCCACTTCGCCAAGCGAGGCCGGCCGCGGAAGTAACGCGCCCGTTGCGCCCCCGCAGAGAATCGCATTCAGACGACAGGATTGTCGGACTCGTCGATGAGCCTCGATCCCGCATCCGTTCCGGAGTCGCTTCGTGATCCGACCCGTCCGACCCAAGGAGATCCACCTCGTCAATCGGATCGGGTGGCTGCGCGCAGCGGTGCTCGGGGCCAATGACGGGATCATCTCGACGGCGAGCCTGATCGTCGGCGTCGCCGCGGCGACACCGAACCGGGACGAGGTGCTGGTAGCCGGCATCGCCGGGCTTGTGGCCGGCGCAATGTCGATGGCGGCGGGCGAATACGTCTCGGTGAGCTCGCAATCCGATACCGAAAACGCCGACCTGCGGCGCGAGGCCCGCGAGCTGCGCGACGATCCCGGCGGCGAACTCGACGAACTCGCCGAGATCTACGTCAAGCGCGGCGTCGACCCGATGCTGGCCCGACAGGTGGCGGCGCAAATGATGAAGTCGGATGCGCTCGGCGCGCACGCGCGCGACGAACTCGGCATCACGCAAACGACGACCGCCCGGCCGGTGCAGGCGGCCCTGACTTCGGCGCTGACATTCACGGTGGGCGCCGCGATGCCGCTGTCGATGGTGATCATCGCGCCTGCGAACCTGCTGATCCAGCTGACGTCGGCCGCTTCACTCGGCTTCCTCGCCGTGCTCGGTGCCGTCGGCGCCAAGGCGGGCGGGGCCGGCATCTTGCGCGCCACCACCCGCGTGACGTTCTGGGGCGCGCTGGCGTTGGGGATCACGGCCGGGATCGGCAGGCTCTTCGGCGCGATTCTCTAGATCGCCGGCAAGCCCTCTGCCGTCGATCCCGCACCTTTCGCGTTCGGCGAAAGCAGGCCGCCATTCGACGCTACTCCCTCCGCTTCTGCCCCTCGCTCGCATTCGCGCCAATCGGCCGCACACTGGCGCACCGCACCAATTGATCCGGCACAAAGCGGCGGCCGCGGCGGTCGGTTAGGCGACTTGGCAGATGGCTCAGCAGACCATCGGCGGGAGGCGAAGGACCATGGCTCATACCCTCGAACAGAAAATCATCGGCTTGCTCGAGCAGGAGACCGCGTTGCGGCAATGGCTGGAGCAGATGCGCGCGCTGATCAAGGATTCGCGCGGCGTCACCGTGATCGCCGGGCTCTCGCCCGCGGAGACCGAGGAATTCCTGCGGCTCGATCCGCAGATCCGGGCGCATCGCGGCGCGATGAGCCAGACCGAGTTCGAAGCGGCGCGCGAACGCCACGCCGAACTGAAGGACAAGATCGATACCGCGCTACAGGACAATGCGATCGAAAGCCTCAGCGACTGGGGCGGCGCCGCCGCGCGCGGCTGAGACCGACAGCGTCTCGCGCGAAGCCGAGACCGGTTCGCGTCGAGACGACACCTCATCCAGAATCGAAAGCGCCGGCTCTGAGTCGATCAGCGCCGGACGACTGCGGCGCTATGCCGACGCCCCCTCCGTCGTCTTCGGGACGACCGGCGGACAGTACCTTTCGGCCAGCCAGGACGACAGCATCGCCGGCACCAGGCCGACCACGCCGTAGAGCACGAACTGCAGCGAGCCCATGTCGGCGCCGCGGTTGGAATACAGGAAGGCGGTGGCGGTGAAGCCGATCAGGCCGACGATCAGCATCCGCACCCGCGGGCCGATCGGGCGGATGTGACAGATGATCTCGTCGATCGCCGCCATCATCAGCGCCGGCAGCAGGCCGAACAGGTAGCTGTATTGCAGCGACTTGAACAGCACGACGACGAACTTCTTCACCTCCATCAGATCGGTGTGGGCCCAGTAGCCCGACAGATAGCTGGTCGCCAACAGCAACAGCAGCCCGCCGACAAACGGACCGAGCGCGCCGAAAATCAGATATCGCTTCATCTCTGCTCCACCGGCGGCAACCGCGCCGCCGGCCCTCAGGCTACGCCGGAGCCGGGGCGTCCGACAACCGCTTCGTCCGCCGGCCCGGCGCGCCGGCTACATCTGCACTTCGATCAAATTCGGACCGCTGCCGGCGACGCCGGCGTCGAGCGCCTTGTTGAGTTCATCGGCGCTGGTCACGGCGCGGGCCGGCACGCCCATGCCCCGGGCCAGCGACACCCAGTCGAGGTTCGGCCGATCCAGCGACAGCATGTCCTGCGCGCGCTGGCCCGGCTCGCCGGCGCCGACGCCGTCGAACTCGCCGCGCAGGATCTGATATTTGCGGTTGGCGAACACCACGGTGGTGACGTCGAGATTTTCGCGAGCCTGGGTCCACAGCGCCTGCAGCGTGTACATCGCGCTGCCGTCGCCGACCAGGCAGATCACCTTGCGATCCGGGCACGCCACCGCGGCGCCGACCGCGACCGGCGGCGAGAACCCGATCGAGCCGCCCATGTTCTGCAGCCAGTCGTGCGGCGCCGCCGCCGCCGTCGGCGGAAAGAAGCCGCGGCCGGTAGTGATCGATTCGTCGATCACGATGGCGTTGTCCGGGATCGCCATCGCGATCGCCTGGGCGATCGAGGCATGGGTCAGCGCGCCGCTCGGCCGCGCGATCTCGACATGGGTCTGCGGCTGGGCGTCGGCCGCCTTGGCGCCGAGCGCGCCGGCCAGCGCTTCGAGCGCTGCGGTGGAATTCTCGCCGCCCTCGGTCATGCGATGTACCTCGCAGCCGTCCGGTTTCAGCAGGCTCGGCTTGTTCGGATAGGCGAAGAACGCCACCGGATCGTTGGCCTCGACCAGCACGATGTGGCGGAAGTCCTTCAGGATCGGCAGCGCGGCTTCGATCACATAGGGAATCCGCTCGATCGCATAGCGGCCGCGACCGCGCGCCATCCGCGGATTGTAGGTCTGGCCCATCACACGGCAGCCGGTCTTGCCGGCGATCCGCGCGGCGAGCTCGAGGCCGTGTTCGGTGAGCGCGCCGCCGGTCAGCAGCAGCAGCGTCGGCTCGCCGGAGCGCAGCACGCGCGCCGCGGCTTCCACCGCGTGCGGCGAATAGCTCGGGCGCTGGGTGTCTTGCGGCACCTCGGCGATGCCGTCGGCCTCGCCCCAGGCGGTGTCGGCGGGCAGGATCAGGGTGGCGATCTGCGGCGGCGCGCTCTTCGCGGCGGCAATCGCGGCGGCGCCGTCGCGCGCCACCGATTGCGCGTCCGGCGAGGTGCGGACCCAGGCCGACATCGGCCGCGCCAGGCCCTCGATGTCGGAGGTCAGCGGCGCGTTGTAGTCGATGTGGTAGGTGGCGTGCTGGCCGACGATGTTGACGATGCCGGAACTCGCCTTCTTGGCGTTGTGCAGATTGGCGAGGCCGTTGGCGAGGCCGGGGCCGAGATGCAGCAGCGTCGAGGCCGGCGTGCCTTTCATCCGGAAATAACCGTCGGCGGCGCCGGTGACCACGCCCTCGAACAGGCCGAGCACGCAGCGCATGCCCTCGACGCGGTCGAGCGCGGCGACGAAGTGCATTTCCGAGGTGCCGGGATTGGTGAAGCAGACGTCCACGCCGCCATGGACCAGCGTCCGCACCAGACTTTCGGCACCGTTCATCGCGTCTCTCCCCGGTTGTGACGATTATTCGACCGATCAATCATTGTTCCGGGGTTTCGTCAAAGGGCCACAGCGCGGATCAGAATTGCGCGAGGCGACAATGCGCGCCGTCCCGACGACTTGCGCCGAAGCTGCGATTGTGGCCTGTCTGGGGTCACATTCCGACGATTGCGAGGTTCACCGATGGTTCGCTCTGTTGCCCGCGTGTTCGTGTTCGCCGCCGCCATCGCCGTCGCGGGGATTTTGCCGGCATCGGCGCAGGAAGACCTGCGCGAGGTGATGGGCTTCGGGCCGTTTTTCCGGTCCGGCTCCTCCGGCGTGAGCCCGGTGCCGCGCGAATGGGTGCAGTTCATGGGCAACTACGCGCCCGGAACCATCGTCATCAGCACCTCCGAGCGGCGGCTGTATCTGGTCGGCGCCGACGGAACCGCGCTGCGCTACGGCATCGGCGTCGGCCGCGACGGCTTCCGCTGGTCGGGCACCCACCGCATCACCGCGAAAAAGGAATGGCCGAGCTGGACCCCGCCGGCGCAGATGTTGCGCCGCCGCCCCGACCTGCCGCGCCATATGGCCGGCGGCGAGGACAATCCGCTCGGCGCGCGGGCGATGTATCTCGGCTCGACGCTGTACCGTATCCACGGCTCCAACGAGCCGGAGACGATCGGCCAGGCGGTTTCGTCCGGCTGCTTCCGGATGACCAATGAGGACGTCAAGGATCTCTACGAGCGCGTCCGCGTCGGCACCACGGTCGTGGTCAAGAACTGACACGATCGCGTGCGTCGGGCCCGCATCGGGCCCGATGCCCCGAATTGCGGGTTGTGCGGCCGCCGGGATTGCGGCAGCGTCCGGCGATGCAACGCGGCCCCCGCCCCCGACCCGTCCGACGCGCGCTCGCGGCGATCGTCGCCGCTGTTCTGACGTCGTCGGCTGCGGCTTCCTCGTCGGCGGCCGAACCCACCGACATCGCCGCCGACCAGCGCGCCGAGAAGACGGATTTCAGCGACAGCCAGATCCTCGACGGCTTCTTCAAGACCGCGTTCGGGGCCGAGTACCACGTCGCCGGCCGGGTCGATCGGATCCGGAAATTCGAAGGTCCGGTGCGGATCCATGCCGAGGGCGAGAGCCGGCCCGACCGCCGCGCCCAGCTCGCCCGGGTGGTCGCCGACATCGCGAGGCGCGTCCGCCATCTCGACATCGCCATGACCGACGACGGCGACGAGGCCAACGTCACCGTCCACCTGGTCCGCGACAAGAATCTCGGCAAGACGATCGCGAGCTTCTACGGCGCCGAGCGCGCGCGGGAGATCCACCAGTCGCTGGACCCGCAATGCCTGTCCGGCTTCCGCAAGAACGACAGATACGAGATCGAACAGGCCAACGTGATCCTGACCGTCGACAACGGCGACTTCGTCTTTCTCGACTGCGCCTATGAGGAACTGCTGCAGTCGCTCGGCCCGATCAACGACACCGACGCGGTGCCGTGGACGATGTTCAACGACGGCGTCCAGAAGGGCTATTTCGACGTCTACGACCAGTATCTGATGAACATCCTGTATCACCCGGAGATCAAGCCGGGGATGACGGTGCAGGAGGTCAAGGCCGTACTGCCGCAAGTGATGCGCGACGTGCGTGGCTGGGTCGCGAGGGTGAACGGGACGGGGCCGTGAGACGGGCACGAACGATCACGCGCATTGCTTGCTGGTCAAAGCCACCGGCGACTGCTCGTCCTCTCACCAAGGACTTTGACTCTCCCGAAGCGCTTTGACGCTCACCAAGCACTTTTGAATCTCACCAAGTGCTCTGCCTCTCACCAAGCACGGCGAACTCCCTCGCCCCGCCCTTGCGGGGAGAGGGTTGGGGTGAGGGGCGACGCGAGTCGCGGAGTCTCGGCTGAGCGGAAACGCCCCCTCACCCGACCGGCTTCGCTGCGCTACGCCGGTCGACCTCTCCCCGCGCGCGGGGAGAGATGACGCCCTGCGCGGGGAAGGCTCTTCGCCGAACTATCCGCCCTACGCCGTCTTGGCGAACAGCTCGCGGCCGATCAGCATCCGGCGGATTTCGCTGGTGCCGGCGCCGATTTCGTAGAGCTTGGCGTCGCGCAACAGGCGCCCGGTCGGGTAGTCGTTGATGTAGCCGTTGCCGCCCAGCAGCTGGATCGCATCGAGCGCGCATTGCGTCGCCTTCTCGGCAGCGTAGAGGATGGCGCCGGCGGCGTCCTCGCGGGTGGTCTGGCCGCGGTCGCAGGCCTTCGCCACCGCATAGACGTAGGCGCGCGAGGCGTTCATCGTCACATACATGTCGGCGATCTTGGCCTGCACCAGCTGGAACGTGCCGATCGGCTCCCCGAACTGCTTGCGCTCGTGCACATAGGGCATCACCACGTCCATGCACGCCTGCATGATGCCGAGCGGCCCCGCCGCCAGCACCGCGCGCTCGTAGTCCAGCCCGCTCATCAGCACGTTGACGCCGCGACCGACCTCGCCGAGCACGTTCTCCTCCGGCACCTCGCAATCCTCGAACACCAGTTCGCCGGTGTCGGAGCCGCGCATGCCGAGCTTGTCGAGTTTCTGCGCGGTGCTGAATCCCTTGAAGCCTTTCTCGACCAGGAACGCGGTCATACCGCGCGGCCCGGCATTCGGATCGGTCTTGGCGTAGACCACCAGCGTCTCGGCGATCGGGCCGTTGGTGATCCACATCTTGTTGCCGTTGAGGACGAAGCGGTCGCCCTTCTTCTCGGCGCGAGTCTTCATCGACACCACGTCGGAGCCGGCGCCGGGCTCGGACATCGCCAGCGCGCCGACATGTTCGCCGCTGATCAGCTTCGGCAGATATTTGCGCTTCTGCGCCTCGCTGCCGTTGCGGCGGATCTGGTTGATGCAGAGATTGGAATGCGCGCCGTAGGACAGGCCGACCGAGGCGGAGGCGCGGGAGATTTCCTCGACCGCGATGCAGTGCTCGAGATAACCGAGACCGGACCCGCCATACTCCTCCTCGACGGTGATGCCGTGCAGCCCGAGCTCGCCGAGCTTCGGCCACAGATCGCGCGGGAAGGTGTTGGTCTTGTCGATCGCGTCGGCGCGCGGCGCGATCTCGTTCGAGGCGAAATCCCGCACCGTCTCGCGGATCGCATCGGCGGTCTCGCCGAGATCGAAATTGAACATGCTCTGCGCGTTGGGGATCATGGTCGGAACGTCTCCACTCGTCGGGCGCAGCGTTGAAGCCGCGCGCCAGTGTTCTGGTTGCGGCCACCATGTCATGGCGCCGCAGGGCTGAGAAGGCTCCATTGGTCGTTCCGGCGAGGCTTTCGGAGCGCTCGCCAGCGCCTCGACGCAAGACGCTGCCGGACGGAAATCCGTTGCCGGATCAATTTGTTCGTGAGCATGGCCGGATGCGCCGGGAGTACCTTGCTCTCGCCACGACAACCGGTTGTAGTCGCCCGCACGATCCGCCGCGCTCGAGACGGCGGACGGGAGGACGGCCGATCCGCCGCATGGCGGCCCATCGGACAGAAACGCCAACGCACAACAACCGAGGGCCCTTCATGCACGGCACCATCGAGATCGACAACGCCGCCCGCCAGCGCGCCGCGCGCGAGGAAGCCTATGCGACGCCGCTGTCGCAATTCCACCCCGGCGCGCCGCGGCACTTCCGCGACGACACGCTGTGGCCGTGGTTCGAGCGGCTGCGCGCCGAGGAGCCGGTGCACTACTGCACCAACGCGCCGATCGCGCCGTATTGGAGCGTGACCAAGTACAACGACATCATGCATGTCGACACCAGCCATCAGATCTTCTCGTCGGATTCGACGCTCGGCGGCATTTCGATCCGCGACGCGCCGCAGGGCTACGACTGGCCGAGCTTCATCGCGATGGACGAGCCGCGGCACTCGGCGCAGCGCAAGACGGTGTCGCCGATGTTCACGCCGGACCATCTCGACGAACTCGCGGTGCTGATCCGCGGCCGGACGCAGAAAGTGCTCGATGGCCTGCCGCGCAACGAGACCTTCAACTTCGTCGAGCGGGTCTCGATCGAGCTGACGACGCAGATGCTGGCCACCTTGTTCGACTTCCCGTTCGCGCAGCGCCGCAAGTTGACGCGCTGGTCCGACGTCGCCACCGCGCTGCCCAAGAGCATGATCGTGGCGTCGGAGGAGGAACGCCGCAGCGAGCTGAACGAATGCGCCGCGACCTTCGCGGCGATGTGGAACGAGCGCGTCAATTCCGAGCCACGGAATGACCTGCTGTCGATGATGGCGCATCACGACGCCACACGGCAGATGGACCGCGACAATCTGATCGGCAACATCCTGCTGTTGATCGTCGGCGGCAACGACACCACCCGCAACACCATGACCGGCTCGGTGCTGGCGCTGAACCAGAACCCGGACCAGTTCGCCAAGCTGCGCGCCAACCCGGCGCTGATCGACACCATGGTACCCGAGGTGATCCGCTGGCAGACGCCGCTGGCGCATATGCGCCGCACCGCCTTGCAGGACACCGAACTCGGCGGCAAGACCATCAAGAAGGGCGACCGGGTGGTGATGTGGTACGTCTCCGGCAACCGCGACGACGAGGTGATCGAGCGCCCGAACGAGTTCATCATCGACCGCAAGCGGGCGAAGATCCATTTGTCGTTCGGCTTCGGTATCCACCGCTGCGTCGGGATGCGGCTGGCCGAATTGCAACTGAAGATCGTCTGGGAAGAAATGCTCAAACGGTTCGAGCGCATTGAAGTTGTCGGGGAGCCGAAGCGGGTGTATTCGAGCTTCGTCAAGGGCTACGAGTCCTTGCCGGTTCGCATCTCATGACCCCCTAAGAAAAAGAAGACA
The DNA window shown above is from Rhodopseudomonas palustris HaA2 and carries:
- a CDS encoding L,D-transpeptidase, producing MVRSVARVFVFAAAIAVAGILPASAQEDLREVMGFGPFFRSGSSGVSPVPREWVQFMGNYAPGTIVISTSERRLYLVGADGTALRYGIGVGRDGFRWSGTHRITAKKEWPSWTPPAQMLRRRPDLPRHMAGGEDNPLGARAMYLGSTLYRIHGSNEPETIGQAVSSGCFRMTNEDVKDLYERVRVGTTVVVKN
- a CDS encoding isovaleryl-CoA dehydrogenase → MIPNAQSMFNFDLGETADAIRETVRDFASNEIAPRADAIDKTNTFPRDLWPKLGELGLHGITVEEEYGGSGLGYLEHCIAVEEISRASASVGLSYGAHSNLCINQIRRNGSEAQKRKYLPKLISGEHVGALAMSEPGAGSDVVSMKTRAEKKGDRFVLNGNKMWITNGPIAETLVVYAKTDPNAGPRGMTAFLVEKGFKGFSTAQKLDKLGMRGSDTGELVFEDCEVPEENVLGEVGRGVNVLMSGLDYERAVLAAGPLGIMQACMDVVMPYVHERKQFGEPIGTFQLVQAKIADMYVTMNASRAYVYAVAKACDRGQTTREDAAGAILYAAEKATQCALDAIQLLGGNGYINDYPTGRLLRDAKLYEIGAGTSEIRRMLIGRELFAKTA
- a CDS encoding acetolactate synthase large subunit, with the protein product MNGAESLVRTLVHGGVDVCFTNPGTSEMHFVAALDRVEGMRCVLGLFEGVVTGAADGYFRMKGTPASTLLHLGPGLANGLANLHNAKKASSGIVNIVGQHATYHIDYNAPLTSDIEGLARPMSAWVRTSPDAQSVARDGAAAIAAAKSAPPQIATLILPADTAWGEADGIAEVPQDTQRPSYSPHAVEAAARVLRSGEPTLLLLTGGALTEHGLELAARIAGKTGCRVMGQTYNPRMARGRGRYAIERIPYVIEAALPILKDFRHIVLVEANDPVAFFAYPNKPSLLKPDGCEVHRMTEGGENSTAALEALAGALGAKAADAQPQTHVEIARPSGALTHASIAQAIAMAIPDNAIVIDESITTGRGFFPPTAAAAPHDWLQNMGGSIGFSPPVAVGAAVACPDRKVICLVGDGSAMYTLQALWTQARENLDVTTVVFANRKYQILRGEFDGVGAGEPGQRAQDMLSLDRPNLDWVSLARGMGVPARAVTSADELNKALDAGVAGSGPNLIEVQM
- a CDS encoding addiction module antidote protein, producing MKVSKLKKFNAAEHLRTPEARAEYLSIVLADGDPTEVRDALNLVARAQGMSAVAKAAGVTREGLYKTLGENGNPEFATVLRVFGAMGIRLTAEPAGAKPRKKAVA
- a CDS encoding DUF2927 domain-containing protein translates to MQRGPRPRPVRRALAAIVAAVLTSSAAASSSAAEPTDIAADQRAEKTDFSDSQILDGFFKTAFGAEYHVAGRVDRIRKFEGPVRIHAEGESRPDRRAQLARVVADIARRVRHLDIAMTDDGDEANVTVHLVRDKNLGKTIASFYGAERAREIHQSLDPQCLSGFRKNDRYEIEQANVILTVDNGDFVFLDCAYEELLQSLGPINDTDAVPWTMFNDGVQKGYFDVYDQYLMNILYHPEIKPGMTVQEVKAVLPQVMRDVRGWVARVNGTGP
- a CDS encoding cytochrome P450, producing the protein MHGTIEIDNAARQRAAREEAYATPLSQFHPGAPRHFRDDTLWPWFERLRAEEPVHYCTNAPIAPYWSVTKYNDIMHVDTSHQIFSSDSTLGGISIRDAPQGYDWPSFIAMDEPRHSAQRKTVSPMFTPDHLDELAVLIRGRTQKVLDGLPRNETFNFVERVSIELTTQMLATLFDFPFAQRRKLTRWSDVATALPKSMIVASEEERRSELNECAATFAAMWNERVNSEPRNDLLSMMAHHDATRQMDRDNLIGNILLLIVGGNDTTRNTMTGSVLALNQNPDQFAKLRANPALIDTMVPEVIRWQTPLAHMRRTALQDTELGGKTIKKGDRVVMWYVSGNRDDEVIERPNEFIIDRKRAKIHLSFGFGIHRCVGMRLAELQLKIVWEEMLKRFERIEVVGEPKRVYSSFVKGYESLPVRIS
- a CDS encoding VIT1/CCC1 transporter family protein, encoding MIRPVRPKEIHLVNRIGWLRAAVLGANDGIISTASLIVGVAAATPNRDEVLVAGIAGLVAGAMSMAAGEYVSVSSQSDTENADLRREARELRDDPGGELDELAEIYVKRGVDPMLARQVAAQMMKSDALGAHARDELGITQTTTARPVQAALTSALTFTVGAAMPLSMVIIAPANLLIQLTSAASLGFLAVLGAVGAKAGGAGILRATTRVTFWGALALGITAGIGRLFGAIL
- a CDS encoding DUF5413 family protein, with product MKRYLIFGALGPFVGGLLLLLATSYLSGYWAHTDLMEVKKFVVVLFKSLQYSYLFGLLPALMMAAIDEIICHIRPIGPRVRMLIVGLIGFTATAFLYSNRGADMGSLQFVLYGVVGLVPAMLSSWLAERYCPPVVPKTTEGASA